From Cydia strobilella chromosome 4, ilCydStro3.1, whole genome shotgun sequence, the proteins below share one genomic window:
- the LOC134740591 gene encoding golgin subfamily A member 2-like translates to MDARAAKLALARKKLKDHQDKKVVLKEGNIIQDETQSNKEPQFYSVPDTLTVINPEVVDDNQTINQVYQNENYKLEAVNVTGPQVNVTELLVSSKRDLELKVNELQLKLSETETEYAAAAASHNLSKQHINNLEKNLKNLNDKYVAATEDILSKDKLIENLYAEKKTLTDINNNMQDQLEFTKTVLTAKEIENDSLNSQLCKLQNQLDATQLHLQQITNGSADCVTPRDKKENSEINVALQQKMLNLEQQLKTLQKEKDQISSHYEHYVNDLNSQLKAVLTKNEELTKEVQDLTNRETGLVEQIGDMEIRLQNYYILKEAVDSKARTNIDINELQQSYKNTMEMLNELNIKYKELQKCYLESEAKVKELSQGRESQSCTHDEISITKLTADITSDKIAAQRATEQNRKLKTSVQDLEEAFIKLSQDKLELVEKLTAEKYLNRELTIKLAEFEEKAKDMHIKLMAKDEEMIRLQTRCRELEKHLTSDVNVIEPSEATENEHIHEAEGTCDHDHHHHHHHHHHNNVEQEENKYEVEEAVEGATKASSETSNDSNIPKEHAMLKLQERFLKIMAEVADLSDEKHRLEHIIMQLQNETDTICEYVALYQQQRSLLKKRDEERSAQVKIFQAECDRLRRQLEELGAILMRFAGDAQLSSYFQDEAKQANMAKVMDLLTNLKHNTLIDPKKISLDLNNFHPCSCCSGQLIEV, encoded by the exons ATGGACGCAAGAGCGGCTAAACTGGCTTTAGCTCGCAAAAAG ttaAAAGATCATCAAGACAAGAAAGTAGTCCTTAAAGAAGGAAATATAATTCAAGATGAAACACAATCTAATAAGGAACCACAGTTCTATAGTGTGCCTGATACCCTTACAGTTATAAATCCTGAGGTTGTAGATGACAATCAAACAATAAATCAGgtatatcaaaatgaaaattataaattggAGGCTGTAAATGTAACAGGCCCACAGGTAAATGTAACAGAACTTCTTGTGTCAAGTAAAAGAGATCTGGAATTAAAAGTGAATGAGCTGCAATTGAAGTTATCCGAGACAGAGACTGAGTATGCTGCAGCTGCTGCCAGTCATAATTTATCTAAACAACATATTaacaatttagaaaaaaatctgaAGAACTTGAATGACAAATATGTGGCTGCAACTGAAGATATTTTGTCAAAAGACAAACTTATTGAAAACCTCTatgcagaaaaaaaaacattaactgATATTAATAACAACATGCAAGACCAATTGGAGTTTACAAAAACTGTTCTTACAGCTAAAGAAATTGAAAATGATTCACTCAATAGTCAACTTTGTAAACTTCAAAATCAATTGGATGCTACACAATTGCATTTACAGCAAATAACAAATGGTTCAGCTGATTGTGTTACCCCCAgagataaaaaagaaaatagtgaAATAAATGTGGCATTGCAACAAAAAATGTTGAACCTTGAACAACAATTAAAGACTTTACAGAAAGAAAAAGACCAAATAAGTTCACACTATGAACATTATGTTAATGATTTGAATTCCCAGCTAAAAGCAGTTTTAACAAAGAATGAAGAATTAACAAAAGAAGTTCAGGACTTGACCAACCGAGAAACTGGGCTTGTTGAGCAAATTGGTGATATGGAAATTCGGTTACAAAACTACTATATACTTAAAGAAGCTGTGGACAGTAAAGCAAGGACTAATATTGATATAAATGAACTGCAGCAAAGTTACAAAAATACCATG gaaatgtTAAATGAACTAAACATAAAGTATAAAGAGCTTCAGAAATGTTATTTAGAGAGTGAAGCTAAAGTCAAGGAGTTAAGCCAAGGGAGAGAGTCCCAATCATGTACCCATGATGAAATAAGCATCACAAAACTAACAGCAGATATAACTAGTGATAAAATTGCTGCACAAAGAGCTACTGAGCAGAATAGAAAATTGAAAACAAGTGTTCAAGATCTTGAGGAAGCTTTTATAAAACTG AGTCAAGACAAATTGGAACTGGTTGAAAAATTAACAGCAGAAAAGTATTTGAACAGGGAGCTGACAATTAAATTGGCTGAGTTTGAAGAAAAGGCAAAAGATATGCATATTAAATTAATGGCCAAAGATGAAGAAATGATAAGGCTACAAACAAGATGCAGGGAATTGGAGAAACATCTTACCAGTGACGTGAATGTCATTGAACCCAGTGAAGCAACTGAAAATGAACACATTCACGAAGCAGAGGGAACATGTGACCAtgaccaccaccaccatcatcatcatcatcatcataataatgTTGAACAAGAGGAGAATAAATATGAAGTTGAAGAAGCAGTAGAAGGTGCTACTAAGGCTTCATCAGAAACATCAAATGATTCAAACATTCCAAAAGAACATGCCATGTTGAAACTTCAAGAAAGATTTCTCAAAATAATGGCAGAAGTTGCAGACCTATCAGATGAAAAACACAGACTCGAACATATAATAATGCAGTTGCAAAATGAAACTGACACAATTTGCGAGTATGTTGCACTTTATCAACAACAACGGAGCTTACTGAAAAAGAGAGATGAAGAAAGAAGTGCTCAGGTTAAAATATTCCAAGCCGAGTGTGATCGCCTGAGAAGGCAGTTAGAGGAGCTGGGAGCTATACTTATGCGCTTTGCTGGAGATGCCCAACTGTCTTCATATTTCCAAGATGAAGCTAAACAGGCCAATATGGCCAAGGTAATGGATTTGCTCACCAATTTGAAGCATAACACATTAATCGATCCGAAAAAGATAAGTTTAGACCTAAATAATTTCCATCCTTGTAGTTGTTGCTCCGGTCAACTTATAGAAgtgtga